In Arachis stenosperma cultivar V10309 chromosome 1, arast.V10309.gnm1.PFL2, whole genome shotgun sequence, one DNA window encodes the following:
- the LOC130963271 gene encoding uncharacterized protein LOC130963271, translating into MMESAETGECLWMVTDEYIFGIRVEKLEKLGKNEDRDWKSLLERDRFDFLFKLPESRTWDHFIFDGKLFLVDVQPVSGTKIYQISYVGGDTLGISEAVATGAIPPPPTSYHSFLANIKDKVYMVEHTVAPPSGRKRGLWVLRSGSSPPNWHSLAAPPIELASDYSIHGFVLNDKLFLHGGSAPGIAHVYHPKCDAWSAWIKQEGVFSLPAYDVFWPVSFLGDVGDRSVVLTWNLMGLPGPGVKYEIHALLVDNKDYCILRHQFLDELCEAIQPSFFDDSCSNLNLVDLGNSKVCVIIGGLAEGIPSLFILVVELGLVQEEEQHISEEEEQRFLSVRVLVNRVFHMKRHLSEDFFQLPWTSFLFSLRKGTSDIDRDAVKDHIGEKVPTLTSASLKAFSRKRSSGKENNVVKVAQSKEISLKRTKLESAVVGLDKYLEVSQLKDKARELGMKDMTKALKPKEKEKIEAALTLKVGELENALKDAKNSKETMAFEMFWKGFDRAVSQIKALAPDVNVDDMDVSKIVVNGVLVDADIPEGGCDENAADVEKKDP; encoded by the exons ATGATGGAGTCGGCGGAAACAGGAGAATGCCTGTGGATGGTGACAGACGAATACATCTTTGGCATCCGCGTTGAGAAGTTAGAAAAATTGGGGAAGAATGAGGATAGGGATTGGAAATCCCTTCTTGAGCGGGATCGGTTTGATTTCCTTTTCAAACTTCCAGAGTCCCGCACGTGGGATCACTTTATCTTCGACGGGAAACTTTTCTTAGTCGATGTTCAACCCGTTTCTGGCACAAAGATCTACCAAATCTCCTATGTCGGCGGCGACACGTTGGGCATATCTGAGGCAGTAGCGACGGGCGCAATCCCTCCGCCACCGACCAGCTACCACAGTTTCCTTGCAAACATTAAAGATAAAGTTTACATGGTGGAGCATACTGTGGCACCACCGTCAGGAAGAAAGAGGGGGTTATGGGTTTTACGTTCGGGTTCCAGTCCCCCGAACTGGCATTCCTTGGCCGCTCCTCCAATCGAACTCGCCTCTGATTATTCGATTCATGGTTTCGTGTTAAATGATAAACTTTTCTTGCATGGCGGATCCGCACCAGGAATTGCCCATGTCTACCACCCAAAATGTGACGCATGGTCGGCATGGATTAAACAGGAGGGCGTATTTTCTCTTCCTGCTTATGATGTTTTCTGGCCTGTGTCGTTCCTTGGAGATGTAGGCGATCGCAGTGTGGTGCTGACATGGAACCTGATGGGTCTTCCCGGACCTGGTGTGAAATATGAGATACACGCTTTGCTGGTGGATAATAAAGATTATTGCATTCTTCGCCATCAATTCCTTGATGAGTTGTGTGAGGCGATCCAACCATCCTTCTTTGATGATTCGTGCTCAAATCTCAACTTGGTTGACCTTGGCAACAGCAAAGTATGCGTTATCATCGGTGGTCTCGCAGAAGGCATTCCATCCCTTTTCATTTTAGTAGTTGAATTAGGGTTGGTACAAGAGGAGGAGCAGCATATATCAGAGGAGGAGGAGCAAAGGTTCTTATCTGTGCGTGTACTCGTGAATCGAGTCTTCCATATGAAGCGTCATCTCTCAGAGGACTTCTTTCAATTGCCCTGGACCTCCTTTCTTTTCTCGCTCAGAAAGGGAACGTCGGACATAGACAGGGATGCCGTGAAGGATCATATAG GTGAGAAAGTTCCCACCCTGACTTCGGCATCTCTGAAGGCCTTTTCCAGGAAGAGGTCATCCGGGAAGGAAAATAATGTGGTCAAGGTTGCCCAATCTAAGGAGATTAGTTTAAAGAGAACAAAGCTAGAGTCAGCTGTTGTAGGTCTTGATAAGTACCTGGAGGTTTCTCAATTGAAGGATAAGGCTAGAGAATTGGGTATGAAGGACATGACCAAGGCTTTGAAGCCGAAGGAAAAAGAGAAGATTGAGGCGGCATTAACTCTAAAGGTGGGTGAGCTGGAGAATGCATTAAAGGATGCTAAAAATTCAAAGGAGACAATGGCTTTTGAGATGTTTTGGAAAGGGTTTGATCGTGCTGTAAGTCAAATTAAGGCTCTTGCGCCGGATGTTAATGTGGATGATATGGATGTATCCAAGATTGTGGTAAATGGAGTATTAGTGGATGCTGACATCCCGGAAGGTGGTTGTGATGAAAATGCTGCAGATGTTGAGAAGAAAGACCCATAG
- the LOC130979939 gene encoding uncharacterized protein LOC130979939 has translation MTPEVDSLTALKNLILHSVGQQVEKMVKKIYYRYSTEVNDSLFYKRYRLRDYDDVRLIWSWHNRWTNIHLLELFVYLVEVGGRGSSADTVDNNLLNGAVRQTIRRTMVDLNMPPEGSQKGSNIEARNADLMDDGVESHDGSVVRDPMMDQYEVNPDDENVADEKPAEIPDDGDEEDEMNYYGDTQITITQPAISQPYDRPNHFTRLNLDAMTSDWSSTQEGPEEDPSNEFEVGQQFKDKEEVMLAVKQYNIRRAVDYKIVESDQLRQDHGRLDSKVIAQHIFTMVKADPTISIRVLQGGVENHFGYKASYRKVWLAKQRVIARIYGDWDESYNELPRWLFVIQMYFPGKIYFNVGYSPLRNSCVYSKATKFVSLGTWVQLVTQPWPGSTDTVMFHRVFWTFPPCIEAFKHCKTLISIDVHLRVRGIWEQDTPISCTMYPLVHLIKCSSEASCSSSPQTVF, from the exons ATGACACCGGAGGTTGACAGTTTAACAGCTTTGAAGAATTTGATATTGCATTCCGTCGGGCAGCAAGTGGAAAAAATggtgaaaaaaatttactaCAGATATTCGACCGAAGTAAATGACAGTTTGTTTTATAAAAG GTACCGTTTGCGCGACTACGATGACGTACGTCTCATATGGTCGTGGCACAACCGATGGACAAATATTCATTTGTTGGAATTATTCGTGTATCTCGTTGAGGTGGGTGGCCGAGGATCATCTGCAGATACTGTCGATAATAATCTGTTGAATGGAGCTGTTAGACAAACTATTAGAAGGACTATGGTGGATCTAAATATGCCACCCGAGGGAAGTCAGAAGGGGTCTAATATTGAAGCTCGTAATGCTGACTTGATGGACGATGGAGTTGAAAGTCATGATGGTTCTGTTGTTAGAGATCCGATGATGGATCAATATGAAGTTAACCCTGATGACGAAAACGTTGCCGATGAAAAACCAGCTGAAATTCCCGATGATGGTGACGAGGAAGATGAAATGAATTACTACGGTGACACTCAAATCACTATTACACAGCCCGCCATCTCTCAACCATATGACCGGCCGAATCATTTCACGAGGTTGAATCTCGATGCAATGACTTCGGATTGGTCGTCCACCCAGGAAGGCCCTGAAGAGGATCCAAGCAATGAATTTGAGGTTGGACAACAATTTAAGGACAAGGAAGAAGTTATGTTGGCAGTTAAGCAGTACAACATTAGGAGGGCTGTGGATTACAAAATAGTTGAGAGTGACCAGTTGAG ACAAGACCATGGTAGGTTGGATTCGAAGGTCATTGCGCAACACATCTTCACGATGGTCAAAGCCGATCCAACAATCAGCATCAGGGTTCTCCAAGGAGGTGTGGAGAACCACTTTGGTTACAAGGCGTCTTACAGAAAGGTTTGGCTTGCAAAACAGAGAGTAATCGCCCGAATATATGGCGATTGGGATGAGTCATACAACGAGCTTCCTCGTTGGTTATTCGTGATACAAATGTATTTTCCTGGTAAGATTTATTTCAATGTTGGTTATTCACCGTTAAGAAATTCATGTGTGTACAGTAAGGCAACTAAATTTGTCTCTTTAGGTACTTGGGTGCAACTGGTGACTCAGCCTTGGCCTGGTTCCACAGATACTGTCATGTTTCATCGAGTCTTTTGGACATTTCCACCGTGTATTGAGGCTTTCAAGCATTGCAAGACACTTATTTCCATTGATGTGCACCTGAGAGTTAGAGGCATCTGGGAACAGGATACCCCTATCAGCTGCACGATGTACCCTCTCGTGCATCTCATCAAGTGCTCCTCTGAGGCGTCCTGCTCCAGCTCTCCGCAAACTGTGTTCTAG